DNA sequence from the Gordonia polyisoprenivorans genome:
TGCGGCGTTCGGCTGATCACGTTGGGAATCGTGTAGGTGCTCATCGGGTCACCCCGAATCCGGCCGGTGTGGCCGCGGCCGGGCGCAGCTGCGCCACCGAGTCGACGATGTGATCGACGAAGCCGTACGCAAGCGCCTCCTCCGCGGTGAACACGTGATCGCGCAGCGAGTCGGCGAACACCCGCTCACGGGTCTGGCCCGTCCGCTCGGCGATGACACCGAGAACGGTGTCACGGACATGGCGCAGGTCGTCGGCCTGCAACTCGATATCGGGGGCGTACCCGCCGATCCCCGCAGATCCCTGGTGCAGCAACACCTTTGCGTGCGGCAAGATGTACCGTTTTCCGCGGGTACCGCAGCAGAGCAAGAATTGCCCGGCGCTGTAGGCCATTCCGAGGTTGACCGTCACCACGTCGTTCGGGACGATCCGCATCGTGTCCATGATGGCGAGCATCGCGGGCACCGAGCCGCCCGGAGAGTTGATCCACAGGCCGATGTCGGCGACCGGATCCTGTGCCGACAGCATCACCAACTGTGCGCACAGCGCGCTGCCGATCTCGTCGTCGAGCGCCGAATCGAGCATCAGGATGCGTTGGTTCAGCAGGCTCTCGGCGGTGCGTTTGCGGAGGGGCGGGGAAGTTTTGTGTTCGCTCATGCGTCCAGCGTGTCGAGGCGGCCCGGACGGTGCCAGTCGGTGCTGCTGTGCGCGGAATCGCGCGGCGCACAGCAGATGTGGTGCGGGCACAGTTGCTCTGATGGTCTGCTCAGAGCACCTCGACCTCGGGGCGTCCGGCCGGAATGGTCACCACTGCGCGGGTGTGGAGCCGGGCGTCGGCGGTGCTGACGGTCGGGCAGACCCGGAACCGCGCCTCCCACCGGTCGTGGGTGATCGTGTTCAGGACGTATCCGCGTTGGGCGTTGCCGAATCGTACGTGGGGTGAGGCGGCCTTGAGTTGTCGATCGGACTCGTCACTGTCGGCACCGTCGCCGCCGGAGCTGATGGATGTGCCCGCCAACTCGACACCGACCGTGGGCGCAGGTCGGGTGTAGATGGATCGCAACTCCGACACCACATTCCGGTGGATGTCGCCGACGATCGACACGAGATTGGCGGTTCGGCGTTCGCGGGCGCCCTCGAGGACACGGGCCCGCGACGCCTCGTACCCGCTCCATCCGTCCATGCTCACCGCGCGGACCCCGTCACGCTCGCGCGCGAGGTCGGCGATCGTCGTCTGGTGGGCCAGGACGTTCCATCGGCTGCCGGACGCGGCGAGACCGTCGAGAATCCACCGCTCCTGGGCTGCGCCGGTGATGGTGCGGTGCGGGTCGGCGGTGGCCGCGTTCTGCCCGGTGTCGTTGTCGCCGTTGACCTGATCGCTGCGGTGAGTACGCGTGTCGAGGACGCTGAACTGAGCAAGATCGCCGAACGTGAAGCGACGATAGGCACGAAATCCGCGCCCGGGCGGGGCGAGCCGAACGGCGGTGTTCTCCCACCAGGCGCGCATGCCCGCAGCCCGGCGGAGCAGGAACTGCGGTAGGGGTTGGTCGTCCTCGGGAATGTCGGCGGCCCAGTTGTTGTCGACCTCGTGGTCATCGAAGATCGTGATGAACGGGCTCATCCGATGCGCCGCTTGCAGGTTCGGGTCGAGTTTGTACAGGGCATAGCGTTCGCGGTAGTCGTCGAGGTCACGGCATTCGCGATACGCCGACGCCGGCACCACCGCGGTATCGCGTGCACCGCCGCCCATCGGGATCGGCTTCTCGTAGATGTAGTCGCCCAGATGAAACACCACGTCGGGGGCCTCGCGGGCCATGTCACCGAACGCCGGGTAGTGGCCGTCGGCCCAGGCCTGACAGGAGGCGAGGGCGAATGACATTGCGCCGGTGGGAGTTCCGGTGCGTTGCGCGGTGCGGGTCCGGCCGACCTCGGAGACTTCACCGAGCGCGCGGAATCGGTAGAAGTAGTCGGTACCCGGCGTCAGGCCGCGGACGTCGACGTGCACGCTGTGCCCGGTGTTCGGGCCGGCGCGGGTCACCCCGCGCGCCACGACGATCCGCATCCGTTCGTCGCGGGCCACTTCCCAGCCGACATCGTGGGTGTCTCGGCC
Encoded proteins:
- a CDS encoding alkaline phosphatase D family protein; translated protein: MRSPNHAPLRVTPDKVLRAGTTRRRFLTWTALSAGLATAPTLFATDAASAPRVRGAGHPFTLGIASGDPLPDAVILWTRLATDPLAPGAGMGRDTHDVGWEVARDERMRIVVARGVTRAGPNTGHSVHVDVRGLTPGTDYFYRFRALGEVSEVGRTRTAQRTGTPTGAMSFALASCQAWADGHYPAFGDMAREAPDVVFHLGDYIYEKPIPMGGGARDTAVVPASAYRECRDLDDYRERYALYKLDPNLQAAHRMSPFITIFDDHEVDNNWAADIPEDDQPLPQFLLRRAAGMRAWWENTAVRLAPPGRGFRAYRRFTFGDLAQFSVLDTRTHRSDQVNGDNDTGQNAATADPHRTITGAAQERWILDGLAASGSRWNVLAHQTTIADLARERDGVRAVSMDGWSGYEASRARVLEGARERRTANLVSIVGDIHRNVVSELRSIYTRPAPTVGVELAGTSISSGGDGADSDESDRQLKAASPHVRFGNAQRGYVLNTITHDRWEARFRVCPTVSTADARLHTRAVVTIPAGRPEVEVL
- a CDS encoding ClpP family protease: MSEHKTSPPLRKRTAESLLNQRILMLDSALDDEIGSALCAQLVMLSAQDPVADIGLWINSPGGSVPAMLAIMDTMRIVPNDVVTVNLGMAYSAGQFLLCCGTRGKRYILPHAKVLLHQGSAGIGGYAPDIELQADDLRHVRDTVLGVIAERTGQTRERVFADSLRDHVFTAEEALAYGFVDHIVDSVAQLRPAAATPAGFGVTR